One Megamonas hypermegale genomic window carries:
- the htpG gene encoding molecular chaperone HtpG: MAKETHQFQAETKKLLDLMIHSIYTNREIFLRELISNASDAIDKVHFEGLTNKDLLEGDDQYEIFLVPDADSHTLTISDNGLGMNKDDLMENLGTIAKSGTKAFLEKLQQAKEGGDTGKDLIGQFGVGFYSAFMVSEKITVVSRKAGEKQAYKWESTADGSYTIEECEKEKRGTSITLTLLPEFYGDKAEENFTDTYKLQSLVKKYSDYVRYPIKMNFVVEEQPKDADGKPIEGAGTIKRNEVRTLNSMQPLWAKNKSEIKPEEYDEFYQNLFHDWERPMEVMHNKVEGTIEYTSLLFFPEHAPYNLYHSDYEPGLQLYSRHVFIMDKCKDLLPEYLRFVKGLVDSPDFSLNISRELLQQSRELKLIGKNLEKSILRQLNTMLKKDREKYEKFWAQYGKSLKIGIYGSAYTGTDTVDKLKDLLLFTTSKEDKLITLKEYVEHMPENQKKIYYATGKDRAAIDSLPQMELLRDKGIEVLYFLDNVDEFAVEVMREYDGKPFHSISRGDLGLDDVESQEVKKETENITKTNEDLIKDIKETLGDKVADVKISSRLKSSAVCLVADEQGPSFAMEQVFAETNNPMFKAKRILEINPKHDLFARLQNIHEAGKDTQQFKDYCNLLYAQALLIEGMMPEDPAAIANKIAELMAK; this comes from the coding sequence ATGGCTAAAGAAACACATCAATTTCAAGCTGAAACGAAAAAATTACTCGATTTAATGATACATTCGATTTATACAAATCGTGAAATTTTCTTACGTGAATTGATTTCTAACGCATCTGATGCGATTGATAAAGTTCACTTTGAAGGACTTACAAATAAAGATTTATTAGAAGGCGACGACCAATATGAAATTTTCCTAGTACCAGATGCAGATAGTCATACATTGACTATTTCTGATAATGGTTTAGGTATGAATAAAGACGATTTAATGGAAAATCTCGGTACAATCGCTAAATCTGGTACAAAAGCTTTCTTAGAAAAATTACAGCAAGCAAAAGAAGGCGGCGATACAGGTAAAGATTTAATCGGTCAATTCGGTGTAGGTTTCTATTCTGCATTTATGGTTTCCGAAAAAATCACTGTAGTATCACGTAAAGCTGGTGAAAAACAGGCTTATAAATGGGAATCCACAGCTGACGGTTCTTATACTATTGAAGAATGTGAAAAAGAAAAACGTGGTACAAGCATCACATTGACACTTTTACCAGAATTCTATGGAGATAAAGCAGAAGAAAACTTTACAGATACTTATAAATTACAATCTCTCGTAAAGAAATATTCTGATTATGTTCGCTATCCAATTAAAATGAATTTCGTAGTGGAAGAACAGCCAAAAGACGCTGATGGCAAACCAATCGAAGGCGCTGGCACTATAAAACGCAACGAAGTTCGCACATTAAACTCCATGCAACCACTTTGGGCAAAAAATAAATCAGAAATTAAACCAGAAGAATATGATGAATTTTATCAAAATCTCTTCCACGATTGGGAAAGACCAATGGAAGTTATGCACAATAAAGTTGAAGGTACTATTGAATATACATCATTGTTATTCTTCCCAGAACATGCACCGTATAACCTTTATCATAGCGATTATGAACCAGGCTTACAGCTTTATTCTCGCCATGTATTCATCATGGATAAATGCAAAGATTTATTACCAGAATACTTGCGTTTTGTCAAAGGTTTAGTAGACTCTCCAGATTTTTCTCTTAATATTTCACGTGAACTTTTACAACAGAGCCGTGAACTTAAATTAATAGGTAAAAACCTTGAAAAGAGCATTTTGCGTCAATTAAATACAATGCTCAAAAAAGACCGTGAAAAATATGAAAAATTCTGGGCACAGTATGGTAAATCTTTAAAAATTGGTATTTACGGCAGTGCATATACTGGTACAGATACAGTGGATAAATTAAAAGATTTATTGCTGTTTACTACATCTAAAGAAGATAAACTCATCACTTTAAAAGAATATGTAGAACATATGCCTGAAAATCAGAAAAAGATTTACTATGCAACAGGTAAAGACCGTGCTGCTATTGATAGTTTGCCACAGATGGAACTTTTACGCGATAAAGGCATTGAAGTATTGTACTTCCTCGATAATGTAGATGAATTTGCAGTTGAAGTTATGCGCGAATACGATGGTAAACCATTCCATTCAATCAGCCGTGGTGATTTAGGTCTTGATGATGTAGAGTCTCAAGAAGTTAAGAAAGAAACAGAAAACATCACTAAAACAAATGAAGATTTAATAAAAGATATTAAAGAAACACTCGGCGATAAAGTTGCTGATGTAAAAATCAGTAGTCGTTTGAAATCTTCTGCTGTTTGTCTTGTAGCTGATGAACAAGGCCCAAGCTTTGCTATGGAACAAGTATTTGCTGAAACAAATAATCCGATGTTTAAAGCAAAACGTATTTTGGAAATTAATCCAAAACATGATTTATTCGCTCGCTTACAAAATATTCACGAAGCAGGCAAAGATACACAGCAATTCAAAGATTATTGCAATCTCTTATATGCTCAAGCACTTCTCATCGAAGGTATGATGCCAGAAGATCCAGCTGCGATTGCTAATAAAATTGCTGAATTAATGGCTAAATAA
- a CDS encoding O-antigen ligase family protein codes for MQNKIYQIYENIVFSCLLLYGLTFLIDTKINFITTAFFINIFFLIYLKKSFPLQLYYTKEFKYYMYIIVYFLLMVFLSTILSDGSLSIYKSRFINPLLGLFTIILFPMNFKRMFLLFLSFSVPLFINSLVVIYQFYLGNTGRPTGFCDSHYMFLAVTNSLILPIVFTLSMYKSQLSKKIRIFLFLMILIGIPAIIFENTRIVWIELAIIFPLIILFSIKNKVKAVFFIVLLMLYSIFIFNISPSSVNRASTIPSTNYATQSNYERILMWESATKMFIDHPVVGVGLGNYYEEYMTNYRSSLSRETQGHPHNVLLAFLSETGLLGTSGYILLFIYLYYYTITNYIRNKDVFSLSFLFCLLAFTINSLTDTIFCQLGYRGNTSLFWILTGLYFILNKHLIVLKFKA; via the coding sequence TTGCAAAATAAAATCTATCAAATTTATGAAAATATTGTTTTTTCTTGTTTACTTTTATATGGTTTAACATTTTTAATTGATACTAAAATAAATTTTATAACTACTGCTTTTTTTATTAATATATTTTTTCTCATTTATTTAAAAAAATCTTTTCCTTTACAATTATATTATACAAAAGAATTTAAATATTATATGTATATTATTGTATATTTTTTATTAATGGTATTTTTATCTACTATATTGTCAGATGGTTCGTTATCTATTTATAAATCTCGTTTTATTAATCCATTATTAGGATTGTTTACTATAATATTATTTCCTATGAACTTTAAGCGTATGTTTTTATTATTTTTGTCTTTTAGTGTTCCATTATTTATTAATTCTCTAGTAGTTATATATCAATTTTATTTAGGAAATACTGGGAGACCTACTGGGTTTTGTGATAGTCATTATATGTTTTTGGCTGTTACAAATAGTTTAATTTTACCTATTGTTTTTACTTTGAGTATGTATAAAAGTCAATTATCAAAGAAAATAAGAATATTTCTTTTCTTGATGATATTAATTGGTATTCCAGCTATTATTTTTGAAAATACTCGTATAGTTTGGATTGAATTGGCAATTATTTTTCCATTAATTATTTTATTTTCTATAAAAAATAAAGTGAAAGCTGTTTTTTTTATCGTTTTATTAATGTTATATAGTATATTTATTTTTAATATATCACCATCTTCTGTTAATCGTGCATCGACTATTCCTAGCACAAATTATGCGACACAGTCTAATTATGAACGCATATTAATGTGGGAATCTGCTACGAAAATGTTTATTGACCATCCTGTAGTAGGTGTTGGTCTTGGAAATTATTATGAAGAATATATGACAAATTACCGTTCTTCATTATCTAGAGAGACACAAGGTCATCCACATAATGTATTATTAGCTTTTTTATCTGAAACGGGTTTATTAGGAACGTCAGGTTATATTTTATTATTTATATATTTATATTATTATACTATAACTAATTATATACGAAATAAAGATGTTTTTTCTTTATCGTTTTTATTTTGTTTATTAGCATTTACTATAAATTCGTTAACTGATACTATATTTTGTCAATTAGGATATAGAGGTAATACGAGCTTATTTTGGATACTTACTGGGTTATATTTTATATTAAATAAACATTTAATTGTTTTAAAATTTAAAGCTTAG
- a CDS encoding efflux RND transporter permease subunit, whose translation MSRFFINRPIFAIVVSLIIVILGTISAFTLPVAQYPQISPPTIRVGTTYTGANADTVNETVAQVIEQQVNGVEGMDYMSSTSSNDGRYSLSVVFKLGTDGDMDSVKVQNYASTAEPSLPSEVQAYGLTTRKASTDMAMVVSITSPNGTYDDVFLKNYADIYLVDKMKRVPGVGDLNVFGADYAMRLWINPDKLAELGLTVADVIAAVEEQNVQAPAGTIGQMPAPKDQEFQYTGKIQGRLVTPEEFGNIIIRSDNNAGSFVRLKDVARVETGARTNSIIAANNNENSVGFGVQLTNDANAMETVAGVKQVLEEAKADFPPDLEYKVVVDNTNYISESINEVMHTFVEALLLVMLIVYIFLQSWRATLIPMLAVPVSLIGTFAAFVVLDFSINTLTLFGMVLAIGLVVDDAIVVIENVERHMAEDGLNPKEATGRAMDEVQGPVVAIALVLASVFIPVAGLGGMTGVLYRQFALTIAISMGLSAFVALTLTPALCATLLKPHSATENTDSKLGAFFIRFNQFMNWLTRGYIKCVATLIGKAKLCVVALVVIVALMGLLFKVLPTTFIPEEDQGFYIGSVTLPEGTSLNRTNELMRQLSNDLQQIPGVSQVMGISGFDILSNGSKSSAATFFVGLDPWSERTTPNLGINAQIGSVFKEAAKYPQASIIAMNPPSLPGLGATSGFNMQLQDMSGHTNEELDTIAKTIVAKANQNPALQGVYTTYSVGSPIYEFEVDREKVKNLGLNISDVFTAMQVNFGGFEINDFNQFGRSYKVVMQADTKFRDEASTTRFIYIRGSNGQMVPLNAVIKPKLDSGPAIISRFNASRSITIQGSPGAGYSSGQAMDAIEQISKEVASTGFSVDWSGQSREEKAATSSTSQVMLLSFVFVFLCLAALYESWSVPYAVILTVPTGIFGALASAYILNMQISIYMQIGMIVVMGLAAKNAILIVEFAKMRVDTGMTPLKATLEAAKLRLRPIIMTSLAFIIGCLPLAVASGAGAAARNNMGIAVVGGMIVATCLGVFLIPVMYLVVMKITSLITGGKQKPKTNPDKFM comes from the coding sequence TTGTCAAGATTTTTTATAAATCGTCCGATATTTGCTATTGTAGTATCGCTCATCATTGTAATTTTAGGTACAATCTCAGCGTTTACTTTACCAGTAGCGCAATATCCACAGATTTCACCACCGACTATTCGCGTAGGTACAACTTATACTGGTGCGAATGCTGATACTGTTAATGAAACAGTAGCACAAGTAATTGAACAGCAAGTAAACGGTGTAGAAGGTATGGACTATATGAGTTCAACTTCTTCAAATGATGGTAGATATAGCTTATCTGTAGTATTTAAACTTGGTACAGATGGTGATATGGACTCCGTAAAAGTTCAAAACTACGCATCTACAGCTGAACCAAGCTTGCCATCAGAAGTACAGGCATACGGTCTTACAACACGTAAGGCATCAACAGATATGGCGATGGTTGTATCTATTACATCTCCAAATGGTACGTATGATGATGTATTTCTTAAAAACTATGCCGATATTTATCTTGTAGATAAAATGAAACGTGTTCCAGGTGTTGGTGACTTAAACGTATTCGGTGCTGACTATGCAATGCGTCTTTGGATTAATCCAGACAAATTAGCTGAACTCGGTTTAACTGTAGCTGATGTTATCGCAGCTGTAGAAGAACAGAACGTTCAAGCACCAGCAGGTACAATCGGTCAGATGCCTGCTCCAAAAGACCAAGAATTCCAATACACTGGCAAAATTCAAGGTCGTCTTGTAACACCAGAAGAATTTGGTAATATTATAATTCGTTCTGATAATAATGCAGGTTCTTTTGTTCGTTTAAAAGATGTAGCACGAGTTGAAACAGGTGCTCGTACTAATAGTATTATAGCTGCAAACAACAATGAAAACTCCGTTGGTTTTGGTGTACAGCTCACAAATGATGCTAACGCTATGGAAACTGTAGCTGGTGTAAAACAGGTTTTGGAAGAAGCAAAAGCTGATTTTCCACCTGATTTAGAGTATAAAGTTGTTGTTGATAACACTAATTACATCAGTGAGTCTATCAATGAAGTTATGCATACTTTCGTGGAAGCATTGCTTCTTGTTATGCTCATTGTTTATATTTTCTTACAAAGTTGGCGAGCAACACTCATTCCAATGCTTGCCGTTCCAGTATCACTTATCGGTACTTTTGCTGCTTTCGTGGTACTTGATTTCTCCATTAATACATTGACACTTTTCGGTATGGTTCTTGCCATCGGTCTGGTAGTAGACGATGCTATCGTAGTTATCGAAAATGTTGAACGTCATATGGCAGAAGATGGACTTAATCCAAAAGAAGCTACAGGTCGTGCAATGGACGAAGTACAAGGTCCAGTTGTTGCTATCGCGCTTGTATTGGCTTCCGTATTTATTCCAGTAGCAGGTCTTGGCGGTATGACTGGGGTATTATATCGTCAGTTCGCTTTGACTATCGCTATTTCAATGGGCTTATCAGCCTTTGTAGCGCTTACACTTACTCCAGCACTTTGTGCTACTTTGTTGAAACCACATAGTGCAACGGAAAATACGGATAGTAAGTTAGGTGCATTCTTTATTCGTTTCAATCAGTTTATGAACTGGCTTACACGTGGTTATATAAAATGTGTAGCAACACTTATCGGTAAAGCTAAATTATGCGTAGTTGCACTCGTTGTAATCGTAGCTTTGATGGGTCTATTGTTTAAGGTATTACCTACAACATTTATTCCAGAAGAAGACCAAGGTTTCTATATTGGTTCAGTAACTTTACCAGAAGGTACTTCATTAAATCGTACTAATGAATTAATGCGTCAATTATCCAATGACTTGCAACAAATACCAGGTGTATCTCAGGTAATGGGTATTTCTGGTTTTGATATTTTGTCAAACGGTTCTAAATCCAGTGCAGCAACATTCTTCGTTGGACTTGATCCATGGAGTGAACGTACAACACCAAATTTAGGTATTAATGCGCAAATTGGTAGTGTATTTAAAGAAGCAGCAAAATATCCGCAAGCCTCTATCATCGCTATGAACCCACCATCTTTACCAGGTCTTGGTGCTACTAGTGGTTTTAATATGCAGCTTCAAGATATGAGTGGTCATACGAATGAAGAGCTCGATACGATTGCTAAAACTATTGTAGCAAAAGCTAATCAAAATCCAGCTTTGCAGGGTGTTTATACAACTTATAGTGTAGGTTCACCAATTTATGAATTTGAAGTAGACCGTGAAAAAGTTAAAAACTTAGGTCTTAATATTTCCGATGTATTTACTGCAATGCAAGTAAACTTCGGTGGTTTTGAAATAAATGACTTCAACCAATTTGGCCGTTCTTACAAAGTAGTAATGCAAGCGGATACTAAATTCCGTGATGAAGCTTCTACTACTCGCTTTATTTATATTAGAGGTAGTAATGGACAAATGGTTCCGCTTAATGCTGTAATTAAGCCGAAACTTGATTCTGGTCCAGCGATTATTTCTCGTTTTAATGCCAGCAGAAGTATAACAATTCAAGGTAGTCCAGGAGCTGGATACAGTTCTGGTCAAGCTATGGATGCTATTGAACAGATATCTAAAGAAGTAGCTTCCACAGGCTTTAGCGTTGACTGGTCTGGTCAGAGCCGTGAAGAAAAAGCAGCAACAAGCTCTACAAGTCAGGTTATGTTACTTTCCTTCGTATTCGTATTCCTTTGCCTTGCAGCTTTATACGAAAGCTGGAGTGTACCGTATGCAGTAATACTTACAGTTCCAACAGGTATTTTTGGTGCACTTGCTTCAGCTTATATTCTTAACATGCAGATTAGTATCTATATGCAAATCGGTATGATTGTAGTTATGGGCTTGGCTGCTAAAAATGCAATTTTGATTGTTGAATTCGCTAAAATGCGTGTTGATACAGGTATGACACCGCTTAAAGCAACTTTGGAAGCTGCTAAATTGCGTTTGCGTCCTATCATCATGACTTCACTCGCATTTATTATCGGTTGTTTGCCACTTGCTGTTGCAAGCGGTGCTGGTGCGGCAGCTCGTAATAATATGGGTATCGCTGTTGTTGGCGGTATGATTGTTGCTACTTGCTTGGGTGTATTCTTAATTCCAGTAATGTATCTCGTTGTAATGAAGATTACTTCCTTAATTACAGGTGGTAAACAAAAACCAAAAACAAATCCAGATAAATTTATGTAA
- a CDS encoding glycosyltransferase family 8 protein codes for MYKFEKSLKNIINYSFLINTDNIIHIGYGIDNNYVRCCSTSIVSFLKNNLQQNFHFHIISSNINVDSISMLRLLAQQYNFNISIYIIDDNYFINLPTQKAFPTSMYFRFLLPIFNKNLSKILYVDADIICLNDIKKLLSFDLKDNIIAAVSDTKDMNESRNNNLNLKNHIYFNSGMMLINIQKWNEYNIFNKLIDILSSKVYDFKFPDQDALNLILTQKILYLPRKFNYFNGFYTWNKNSISNKEIILLHFTSSPKPWDLGWEVSSMSNDYNRDLYKIYENQTPWKNSLPVYPKHYRRLRIYSRDLYNHNYYLKSIKYYILYLLAKLKSRR; via the coding sequence ATGTATAAATTTGAAAAATCTCTTAAAAATATTATTAATTATTCATTTTTAATAAATACTGATAATATAATTCATATAGGTTATGGTATTGATAATAATTATGTTCGTTGTTGTTCTACTTCTATTGTATCTTTTTTAAAAAATAATTTGCAACAAAATTTTCATTTTCATATAATTTCTTCTAATATTAATGTAGATTCTATTAGTATGTTGAGACTTTTAGCTCAACAATATAATTTTAATATTAGTATTTATATTATTGATGATAATTATTTTATTAATTTACCAACACAAAAGGCATTTCCAACATCTATGTATTTTAGATTTTTGTTACCTATATTTAACAAAAATTTATCAAAAATACTTTATGTAGATGCAGATATTATTTGTTTAAATGATATTAAAAAATTATTATCTTTTGATTTAAAAGATAATATTATCGCAGCTGTTTCTGATACCAAAGATATGAATGAATCTCGCAACAATAATTTAAATTTAAAAAATCATATATATTTTAATTCTGGAATGATGTTAATTAATATACAAAAATGGAATGAATATAATATATTTAATAAACTTATAGATATTTTATCAAGTAAGGTATATGATTTTAAATTTCCAGACCAAGATGCTTTAAATTTAATATTAACGCAAAAAATATTGTATCTTCCTAGAAAATTTAATTATTTTAATGGTTTTTATACTTGGAATAAAAATAGTATTAGTAATAAAGAAATTATATTACTTCATTTTACCTCATCACCTAAGCCCTGGGATTTAGGCTGGGAAGTAAGTTCTATGTCAAATGATTATAATAGAGATTTATATAAAATTTATGAAAATCAAACGCCTTGGAAAAATAGTTTACCTGTATATCCTAAGCATTATCGCCGTTTACGAATTTATTCTAGAGATTTATATAATCATAACTATTATTTAAAAAGTATTAAATATTATATATTATATTTATTAGCTAAATTAAAAAGTAGAAGATAA
- a CDS encoding efflux RND transporter periplasmic adaptor subunit, giving the protein MATLKNKKNVVLAVVAIVVIAIIGYVVYSKMMANTGGQRPGGATAVKAMQVIQKDTPINYEYAGDIKSTNEVKITSRVSGTIVEKYITGGQFVQAGQPLYKVDSKQYESALLSAQANLAQAQASYQNALATLQNAQTDNSRYQTLLAQNAISEQQATTQQSQVEALTASLNAQQAIIDSNAALVKKAQEDLDDTVVYAPTSGKLDINDVDVGTYATAGSTVLVTMGSVDQVYAQFNVSEDEYLKLSSFFNSDVGNVTITLSDGTEYPITGKLVQIDRSLATNTGTLAINALFDNPDGILLPGMFARVKVEGEVVPNAILIPQRAVQQILEKTFVMVVGEDGKSVTKPITVGDKVGSFWIVTDGLSANDTVIVEGLTKLQEGVPLDVTMVTPEDLGLTF; this is encoded by the coding sequence TTGGCCACACTAAAAAACAAAAAAAATGTGGTTCTTGCTGTTGTGGCTATAGTAGTTATTGCTATCATTGGCTATGTTGTCTATTCTAAGATGATGGCTAATACTGGTGGGCAACGACCTGGTGGAGCGACTGCTGTAAAAGCTATGCAAGTTATTCAAAAAGATACACCAATCAATTATGAATATGCTGGTGATATCAAAAGCACAAATGAAGTAAAAATTACTTCACGTGTTTCAGGAACTATTGTTGAAAAATATATTACAGGTGGTCAATTTGTACAAGCGGGTCAGCCGTTATACAAAGTTGATAGCAAACAGTATGAAAGTGCGCTTTTATCTGCACAGGCAAACCTTGCTCAAGCACAAGCTAGTTATCAAAATGCTTTAGCAACATTACAAAATGCTCAAACAGATAACAGTCGTTATCAGACATTACTTGCGCAAAATGCAATTTCTGAACAACAAGCTACTACACAACAATCTCAAGTAGAAGCTTTAACAGCATCACTAAATGCACAGCAAGCAATAATCGATTCTAATGCAGCATTAGTAAAAAAAGCACAGGAAGATTTAGATGATACTGTTGTTTATGCACCAACTTCTGGTAAATTAGATATCAATGATGTTGATGTAGGAACTTATGCTACAGCCGGAAGTACAGTACTTGTTACAATGGGTTCTGTTGACCAAGTATATGCTCAATTTAATGTGAGTGAAGATGAGTATCTGAAATTATCTTCATTTTTTAACAGTGATGTAGGTAATGTTACTATTACTTTAAGTGATGGTACAGAATATCCTATTACAGGAAAATTAGTTCAAATAGACCGTTCCTTAGCAACTAATACAGGTACATTAGCAATTAATGCTTTGTTTGATAATCCAGATGGAATTTTATTACCAGGTATGTTTGCACGTGTAAAAGTTGAAGGAGAAGTCGTTCCAAATGCAATTTTAATTCCGCAACGTGCGGTACAACAAATTTTGGAAAAAACATTTGTAATGGTAGTGGGTGAAGATGGTAAATCTGTTACAAAACCAATAACTGTAGGCGATAAAGTAGGCAGTTTCTGGATTGTAACTGATGGACTTTCAGCAAATGATACTGTCATTGTAGAAGGCCTTACCAAATTACAAGAAGGCGTTCCTCTCGATGTAACCATGGTAACTCCTGAAGATTTAGGTTTAACTTTTTAA
- a CDS encoding Cof-type HAD-IIB family hydrolase, with protein MKAVFFDVDGTLIEGTHPDYRYIRPKVSEAIRKLQKQGHYVFIASGRSYAFLDEKIRNFGFDGFVLLNGAVIYFHDKIIYRAPLDKKFVHNLCDVCKSHAMEYTLQGEKDAYVDKNFTYLIDRLNQYGIFKQQLQLEYNLDDIVVYKMEIDSPHHEDRKYIINNLPENMTFVEDMNHNYCHIEVYAKNNSKATGALKVLELLNIDKKDSFFFGDGDNDVEILSEIGLGMAMANGSVKARNSAKIVVPSVFEDGVAYGIERYILGK; from the coding sequence ATGAAAGCTGTTTTTTTTGATGTAGATGGTACATTAATCGAAGGCACTCATCCTGATTATCGTTATATAAGACCAAAAGTTTCTGAAGCTATTCGCAAACTTCAAAAGCAAGGTCATTATGTGTTTATTGCTAGCGGTCGTTCTTATGCTTTTCTTGATGAAAAAATTCGCAACTTTGGTTTTGATGGTTTTGTACTTTTAAACGGAGCTGTTATCTATTTCCACGATAAAATAATTTACCGCGCACCACTTGATAAAAAATTTGTGCATAATCTTTGCGACGTTTGTAAATCACACGCTATGGAATATACTTTACAAGGTGAAAAAGATGCCTATGTAGATAAAAACTTCACATATTTAATTGACCGATTAAATCAATATGGCATTTTTAAACAACAGTTACAACTAGAATATAATTTAGATGATATTGTAGTTTATAAAATGGAAATAGATTCACCACATCATGAAGACCGAAAATATATCATTAATAATCTACCAGAAAATATGACTTTTGTTGAAGATATGAACCATAATTATTGTCACATAGAAGTTTATGCTAAAAATAATTCTAAAGCTACTGGAGCTTTAAAAGTTTTAGAGCTTTTAAATATCGATAAAAAAGATAGTTTCTTCTTTGGCGATGGTGATAATGATGTAGAAATACTGTCTGAAATCGGTCTTGGTATGGCAATGGCAAATGGCAGTGTAAAAGCTAGAAATAGTGCTAAAATTGTAGTTCCATCAGTATTTGAAGATGGTGTAGCTTATGGTATTGAAAGATATATTTTAGGTAAATAG